One window of Medicago truncatula cultivar Jemalong A17 chromosome 2, MtrunA17r5.0-ANR, whole genome shotgun sequence genomic DNA carries:
- the LOC11437707 gene encoding WD-40 repeat-containing protein MSI4 encodes METPPSTGAVKKKETRGRKPKPKEDKREEPSQVKSPRESKKEKQQQQLHQQQQQQASVDEKYSQWKSLVPVLYDWLANHNLVWPSLSCRWGPQLEQATYKNRQRLYLSEQTDGSVPNTLVIANCEVVKTRVAAAEHISQFNEEARSPFVKKYKTIIHPGEVNRIRELPQNSKIVATHTDSPDVLIWDVESQPNRHAVLGATNSRPDLILTGHQDNAEFALAMCPTQPYVLSGGKDKTVVLWSIEDHITSAATDSNKSGGSIAKTADSPTVGPRGIYSGHEDTVEDVAFCPSSAQEFCSVGDDSCLILWDARVGSSPVVKVEKAHDADLHCVDWNPHDDNLILTGSADNSIRMFDRRNLTSNGVGSPIHKFEAHKAAVLCVQWSPDKSSVFGSSAEDGLLNIWDYEKVGKKIERAGKTINSPPGLFFQHAGHRDKVVDFHWNAHDPWTLVSVSDDCESTGGGGTLQIWRMSDLLYRPEDEVLAELEKFKSHVVACAAKTDK; translated from the exons ATGGAGACACCACCCTCAACCGGCGCCGTGAAGAAGAAGGAGACAAGAGGACGCAAACCTAAACCCAAGGAAgacaagagagaagaaccatcACAAGTGAAGTCACCGAGAGAATCGAAGAAGGAAAAGCAACAGCAACAGCTTCatcagcagcagcaacaacaagcTTCTGTTGATGAGAAGTACTCTCAATGGAAATCTCTTGTTCCTGTTCTTTATGATTGGCTTGCTAATCATAACCTCGTTTGGCCTTCTCTCTCTTGccg GTGGGGTCCTCAGCTTGAACAGGCTACTTACAAGAATCGTCAGAGGCTTTATCTTTCGGAGCAG ACTGATGGAAGTGTTCCGAATACTTTGGTGATTGCGAATTGTGAGGTTGTGAAGACTAGGGTTGCAGCTGCTGAACACATTTCTCAG ttTAATGAAGAGGCTCGCTCTCCATTTGTCAAGAAGTACAAGACTATCATACATCCAGGCGAG GTGAACAGAATTAGGGAATTGCCACAAAATTCTAAGATTGTGGCCACTCACACAGACAGCCCTGAT GTTCTCATTTGGGATGTTGAAAGTCAACCTAACCGTCATGCTGTCCTTGGAGCTACAAACTCTCGTCCAGATCTG ATATTGACTGGACACCAAGATAATGCAGAGTTTGCTCTTGCAATGTGCCCTACTCAGCCCTATGTGCTTTCTGGAG GAAAAGACAAAACAGTCGTGTTGTGGAGTATTGAAGACCATATAACATCTGCTGCTACAGACTCCAACAAGTCTGGTGGATCCATTGCCAAAACTGCTGATAGCCCTACTGTCGGACCAAGAGGTATCTACTCTGGGCATGAGGATACTGTTGAAGACGTGGCTTTTTGCCCTTCTAG TGCGCAGGAGTTCTGTAGTGTTGGAGATGATTCTTGTCTCATATTATGGGATGCACGTGTTGGCTCTAGTCCTGTGGTTAAG GTTGAAAAAGCTCATGATGCTGATCTTCACTGTGTTGACTGGAATCCCCATGATGATAATCTGATTCTTACTGG GTCGGCAGATAATTCTATTCGCATGTTTGATCGTCGCAATCTCACTTCTAATGGGGTTGGGTCTCCTATCCACAAATTTGAGGCTCATAAGGCTGCTGTCCTTTGTGTTCAG TGGTCTCCAGACAAATCATCTGTATTTGGAAGTTCAGCAGAAGATGGTCTCCTGAACATTTGGGATTATGAGAAG GTTGGCAAGAAGATAGAGCGAGCTGGAAAAACAATAAATTCTCCTCCAGGGTTGTTTTTCCAACATGCTGGTCATAG AGACAAAGTTGTTGACTTTCACTGGAATGCACATGATCCATGGACACTTGTTAGTGTGTCTGATGATTGCGAAAGTACTGGTGGAGGGGGAACATTGCAG ATATGGCGCATGAGTGATTTGCTCTACAGACCAGAGGATGAGGTTTTGGCAGAGCTGGAGAAATTCAAATCTCATGTGGTGGCTTGTGCAGCAAAGACCGACAAATAA
- the LOC11438132 gene encoding rRNA adenine N-6-methyltransferase codes for MKTNQFILIFFHCALIFIFIVEIKSSKDENEFGVIEESKPKIGIDGWRFWRDKEDGQNGGAQGKSEQNGHGRDNESGRDNESGRRGGGRRSWGDWGRWRDWGPGIGGLKGGRWGRK; via the exons ATGAAAAccaatcaatttattttaattttcttccaTTGTGCccttatttttatctttattgttGAAATTAAGTCATCTAAAGATGAGAATGAAT TTGGTGTAATAGAAGAATCTAAACCAAAGATTGGGATAGATGGTTGGAGATTCTGGAGAGACAAAGAAGATGGGCAAAATGGAGGTGCCCAGGGAAAAAGTGAACAAAATGGACATGGAAGAGACAATGAAAGTGGAAGAGACAACGAAAGTGGACGAAGGGGTGGAGGCCGGAGAAGTTGGGGAGATTGGGGGCGTTGGCGTGATTGGGGACCTGGCATAGGCGGCCTAAAAGGAGGGCGTTGGGGACGTAAATGA